One Maribacter cobaltidurans genomic window carries:
- a CDS encoding acyl-CoA dehydrogenase: MDFKLTEEQELIKQAARDFAQNELLPGVIERDENQQFPDDQVKKMGELGFLGMMVDPNYGGSGLDTLSYVLVMEELSKIDASSSVIVSVNNSLVCWGMETFGTDTQKEKYLPKLATGEMIGAFCLSEPEAGSDATSQKTTAIDKGDHYLLNGTKNWITNGGTAGVYLVIAQTDKEKKHRGINALIVEKGMEGFEIGPKENKLGIRGSDTHSLIFNDVKVPKENRIGEDGFGFKFAMKTLAGGRIGIAAQALGIAAGAYELALKYSKERKAFGTEISNHQAIAFKLVDMHTQIQAARLLVYQAAKDKDNGEDYDLSGAMAKLYASQVAMETTVEAVQIHGGNGFVKEYHVERLMRDAKITQIYEGTSEIQKIVISRSILK, translated from the coding sequence ATGGACTTTAAACTTACAGAAGAACAAGAATTAATCAAACAAGCCGCAAGGGATTTTGCCCAGAACGAACTTCTTCCTGGAGTAATTGAAAGAGATGAAAATCAACAATTTCCAGACGACCAAGTAAAAAAAATGGGGGAATTGGGCTTTTTGGGCATGATGGTAGACCCAAATTATGGAGGAAGCGGGCTTGATACCCTTTCCTATGTTCTGGTCATGGAAGAGTTATCTAAAATAGATGCTTCCTCTTCCGTAATCGTATCCGTAAATAATTCATTGGTCTGTTGGGGTATGGAAACCTTTGGGACCGATACACAAAAGGAAAAGTATTTGCCTAAGCTGGCAACTGGCGAAATGATTGGGGCTTTTTGTCTATCCGAACCGGAAGCGGGAAGCGATGCCACCTCACAAAAGACAACTGCTATAGATAAAGGAGACCATTATCTTTTGAACGGTACAAAGAATTGGATAACCAATGGTGGCACAGCCGGTGTTTATTTGGTAATCGCCCAGACTGACAAAGAAAAAAAGCATCGGGGAATAAATGCCTTAATCGTCGAGAAAGGTATGGAAGGTTTTGAAATTGGCCCTAAAGAAAATAAACTGGGGATTAGAGGTAGCGACACCCATTCGTTGATCTTTAATGATGTAAAGGTTCCCAAAGAAAATAGAATTGGAGAGGATGGCTTTGGTTTCAAGTTCGCCATGAAGACCTTAGCTGGAGGAAGAATCGGAATTGCGGCCCAGGCTTTGGGTATCGCCGCCGGTGCTTATGAACTGGCCCTTAAATACTCAAAGGAGAGAAAGGCCTTTGGAACTGAAATTAGTAATCATCAGGCTATTGCCTTTAAATTGGTAGACATGCACACCCAAATACAAGCGGCCAGACTTCTCGTTTATCAGGCGGCGAAAGACAAAGACAACGGTGAAGATTATGACCTTTCCGGCGCTATGGCCAAACTATATGCATCTCAGGTTGCTATGGAAACTACCGTTGAAGCTGTTCAAATACATGGAGGCAACGGATTTGTAAAAGAGTATCATGTGGAAAGATTAATGCGCGATGCAAAAATCACACAGATTTATGAAGGTACATCCGAGATTCAAAAAATTGTAATTTCTAGATCAATCCTAAAATAA
- the nhaD gene encoding sodium:proton antiporter NhaD, whose amino-acid sequence METIIIIVFLAGYLAITLEHNLKIDKLIPALAMMAILWALIALNHMPVFEVNAELRELEPTHLDEILLHHLGKTAEILVFLLGAMTIVEIIDYFDGFATIKGYIRTRSKRKLLWLFSILAFILSAIIDNLTATIVLITILQKVINDRNTRLWFAGMIIIAANAGGAWSPIGDVTTTMLWIANKVSAAQLIEHVLVPSIVCMVVPVLIAGTYKAFKGKIEGEFETETPKSKYGSIMLYLGLGAIIFVPFFKTVTHLPPYVGMMLSLAIVATFAEIYSNKKFSISSLDGEHSDTEGHHSPVHHSLSKIELPSILFFLGILLAVAALESLGMLFHYAESLNNAIPNTDIVVMLFGVGSAVIDNVPLVAASMGMFGETMDNPLWHFIAYSAGTGGSMLIIGSAAGVVAMGMEKIDFFWYLKKITWLAFLGFVAGAGAFILIRDFILNA is encoded by the coding sequence ATGGAAACCATTATCATTATTGTTTTTTTAGCGGGATATCTCGCAATTACCTTGGAACACAATCTAAAAATTGACAAGTTGATTCCTGCTTTGGCCATGATGGCTATCTTGTGGGCCCTGATTGCATTAAATCATATGCCTGTATTTGAGGTGAATGCGGAGCTCAGAGAATTGGAACCTACCCATTTGGATGAAATATTGTTACATCACTTAGGTAAGACCGCAGAAATATTGGTCTTTCTGTTAGGGGCCATGACCATTGTAGAAATAATTGATTACTTCGATGGATTTGCAACTATAAAAGGATATATAAGAACTAGAAGCAAAAGGAAGTTGTTGTGGTTGTTCTCTATCCTGGCATTTATTTTATCAGCAATTATAGACAATCTTACCGCAACCATTGTGTTGATTACCATTTTACAAAAAGTGATAAATGATAGGAATACCAGGCTTTGGTTTGCGGGTATGATAATTATTGCTGCCAACGCCGGTGGTGCTTGGTCCCCTATTGGTGATGTAACTACAACCATGCTTTGGATTGCCAATAAGGTTTCTGCGGCCCAACTTATAGAACATGTGCTGGTTCCTTCTATAGTTTGTATGGTGGTACCTGTTTTAATTGCAGGAACCTACAAAGCGTTTAAAGGTAAAATTGAAGGTGAATTCGAAACTGAAACACCCAAATCCAAATATGGCTCAATTATGCTGTATCTAGGTCTTGGAGCTATAATTTTTGTGCCTTTTTTTAAAACAGTAACGCATCTACCTCCTTATGTAGGAATGATGCTATCCTTGGCAATAGTGGCGACCTTTGCTGAAATTTATAGTAATAAGAAGTTTAGTATTAGTTCTTTGGATGGGGAACATAGCGATACGGAAGGACACCATAGTCCAGTACATCATTCTTTATCAAAAATAGAGTTACCAAGTATATTGTTCTTCTTGGGTATCCTATTGGCGGTGGCTGCCCTAGAATCACTGGGAATGCTTTTCCACTATGCCGAAAGTCTTAATAATGCCATTCCAAATACGGATATTGTGGTAATGTTATTTGGTGTGGGATCTGCAGTAATTGACAACGTACCTTTGGTCGCGGCCAGTATGGGTATGTTTGGAGAGACCATGGATAATCCGCTTTGGCACTTTATCGCGTACTCTGCAGGAACAGGCGGTAGTATGTTGATAATTGGTTCGGCAGCAGGCGTTGTGGCCATGGGAA
- the gltB gene encoding glutamate synthase large subunit, protein MTLKKQGLYLPEFEHDNCGAGFICSLKGKKSNDIIHKALEILERLEHRGAVSADGKTGDGAGILIDIPHNFFKEVCTFELPDQGEYAVGNVFFPQKQNQRDFCISVFEENIKKQGLKLLGWRNVPVNRSVPGRIAAETEPFVKQIFIAKENPEQSYFDFNLKLFIARKVTEHAIIKSKLSESKFFYVPSLSTKIIIFKGLLMPMDISLYYSDLMDSRVVTRLALVHQRFSTNTFPTWDLAQPFRYMCHNGEINTLRGNVSRMFSRQELLESEMFGDEIKNILPIVLPGKSDSATMDMVVELLLMTGRSLPEVMMILVPEAWEKNTEMSEAKKAFYEYHSCMMEPWDGPASIPFTDGNYIGAVLDRNGLRPSRYSVTKDDYVVMSSETGVVEIAPENVEFHGRLEPGKMFLVNMEEGRIVNDEEIKEKIAKKHPYKKWLDKNLVHLKDIPYNDCPLFLGEATLEKRKSVFGYTLEDINTIILPMGKTGKEPIGSMGSDTPIAVLSQRPQLIYNYFQQLFAQVTNPPLDGIREELITDISLTLGSDHNIFEFSELHCRKLKIQNPVISKEDLDKIKNYDASPDYKVVSIPMLYPVEKGHNGLEDALESILAQASHATDEGANIIILSDRNVSEKEAPIPALLACSFVNSGLQKLGKRSKLSIIIESAEPREVHHFAVLFGFGASAINPYLVNEIIGEQIEENDITEFTFEEAVKNYNKAIGKGILKVMNKIGISTLNSYRGSQLFECIGINTKVVEKYFPNTPTRIQGIGLYQIEKEVAKRHHKAFSTQEVEANLDLEIGGEYRWRRNGEKHMFNPLSIAKLQKSVRNNEPDTYKEFSQMVNEQAKNLMTIRGLFEFSNYDPIPLEDVEPWTEIVKRFKTGAMSYGSISKEAHENLAIAMNRIGGKSNSGEGGEDEERFYKNATGDWRNSAIKQVASGRFGVTSNYLTNAKEIQIKMAQGAKPGEGGQLPGPKVNPAIAKTRNSTPYVGLISPPPHHDIYSIEDLSQLIYDLKSANRKARVNVKLVSEVGVGTVAAGVAKAKADVILVSGFDGGTGASPLTSLKHAGLPWELGVAEAQQTLVLNDLRNRIVLECDGQLKTGRDVAIACLLGAEEFGFATAPLVASGCIMMRVCHLNTCPVGIATQNPELRKKFEGKPEHVVNYMYFVAQELREIMAQLGFRTINEMVGQVQKLDRKKAIDHYKANGIDLTPILHQVDVPKGTKFYNTEKQHHDVFDSIEFDIIEKANPSLFRKEKLTLDYPICNTDRAVGAIISNEISKTYGAEGLPINTLKLNFTGSAGQSFGAFATRGLTMIVNGNTNDYLGKGLSGAKLVVRVPEGSTIVPEENVITGNVTLYGATAGRAYINGKAGERFCVRNSGAKAVVEGIGDHGCEYMTGGVAVILGEVGRNFGAGMSGGIAYVLDEKKTFTNRCSGEGLNLLKVEEDQDIKQLKDLITSHYNATLSPLAQRILENWEDYLPKFIKVFPEEYRQALIRLEKENLQTI, encoded by the coding sequence ATGACATTGAAGAAGCAAGGGCTATATCTGCCAGAATTTGAACATGACAACTGTGGAGCCGGATTTATTTGTAGCTTAAAGGGAAAGAAATCCAATGACATTATACATAAGGCATTGGAGATTTTGGAGCGTCTTGAACACAGGGGTGCCGTTAGTGCGGATGGAAAGACAGGGGACGGTGCCGGTATCTTGATAGATATACCCCATAACTTCTTTAAAGAGGTATGTACCTTTGAGCTTCCAGATCAAGGAGAATATGCCGTAGGCAATGTGTTTTTCCCACAAAAACAGAATCAAAGGGATTTTTGTATTTCGGTTTTTGAGGAAAACATTAAAAAACAAGGCCTAAAATTACTAGGCTGGAGAAATGTTCCCGTTAATCGTTCGGTCCCGGGTAGAATAGCCGCTGAAACCGAACCCTTCGTAAAACAAATTTTTATCGCCAAGGAAAATCCGGAACAATCGTATTTCGATTTCAATTTAAAATTGTTCATCGCCCGTAAAGTAACGGAGCACGCTATTATAAAATCAAAGCTTTCAGAAAGTAAGTTTTTTTACGTACCGAGCCTCTCGACCAAAATAATCATATTCAAGGGGTTGCTAATGCCCATGGACATTAGTCTTTATTATTCCGATTTGATGGATTCCAGAGTGGTTACCCGTTTAGCCCTGGTCCACCAGCGTTTTTCCACAAATACGTTCCCAACTTGGGATTTAGCACAACCCTTTAGATATATGTGCCATAATGGCGAAATAAATACGCTAAGAGGAAATGTTTCCAGAATGTTCTCCAGGCAGGAATTGTTGGAGAGTGAAATGTTTGGGGATGAGATAAAAAATATCTTACCTATCGTTTTGCCGGGCAAATCAGATTCGGCCACAATGGATATGGTCGTGGAATTACTATTAATGACCGGTAGGTCCCTACCGGAAGTTATGATGATCCTGGTACCCGAGGCATGGGAAAAGAATACCGAAATGTCCGAGGCAAAAAAAGCTTTCTACGAATACCACTCCTGTATGATGGAACCTTGGGACGGACCCGCCTCCATTCCTTTCACGGATGGAAACTATATAGGTGCCGTTTTAGACAGGAATGGACTAAGACCTTCAAGATATTCTGTTACAAAAGATGATTACGTAGTAATGTCTTCAGAGACAGGGGTCGTGGAAATTGCACCGGAAAACGTTGAATTTCATGGCCGTTTAGAGCCTGGAAAAATGTTCTTGGTAAACATGGAGGAAGGTCGTATAGTAAATGATGAAGAAATCAAGGAGAAAATAGCCAAAAAACATCCCTACAAAAAATGGTTGGATAAAAACTTGGTTCATTTAAAGGATATACCTTATAATGACTGTCCTCTGTTTTTGGGAGAAGCCACATTGGAAAAGAGAAAATCCGTTTTTGGGTATACTTTGGAAGACATCAATACAATCATTCTTCCAATGGGCAAAACCGGTAAAGAACCCATTGGCTCTATGGGGTCGGATACTCCCATAGCCGTCCTTTCCCAGCGACCTCAATTGATATACAATTATTTTCAGCAGTTGTTTGCACAGGTTACAAACCCGCCATTGGATGGTATCAGAGAAGAACTAATAACGGACATAAGCCTTACCTTGGGCAGTGACCATAACATTTTTGAATTTTCTGAATTACACTGTAGAAAACTGAAAATCCAAAACCCGGTTATTTCGAAGGAGGACCTTGATAAAATAAAAAATTACGACGCCAGCCCAGACTATAAAGTAGTTTCCATTCCAATGCTATATCCTGTAGAAAAAGGACATAATGGTTTGGAAGATGCTTTGGAATCCATACTTGCGCAAGCGTCCCATGCTACAGATGAGGGTGCCAACATTATTATCTTATCGGATAGGAACGTAAGTGAAAAGGAGGCTCCCATACCCGCCCTGCTGGCTTGTTCATTTGTAAACAGCGGACTTCAAAAATTGGGCAAACGTTCAAAATTGAGTATCATTATTGAATCTGCAGAACCAAGGGAGGTACATCATTTTGCTGTGCTATTTGGTTTTGGAGCTAGTGCTATCAACCCTTATTTGGTTAACGAAATAATTGGGGAACAAATAGAGGAGAACGATATTACGGAATTCACTTTTGAGGAGGCCGTAAAAAATTACAATAAAGCCATTGGTAAAGGTATTTTAAAGGTAATGAACAAAATAGGTATCTCAACCTTAAATTCTTACCGAGGTTCACAATTGTTCGAATGCATAGGCATCAATACGAAAGTGGTTGAAAAGTACTTCCCCAATACACCAACAAGGATTCAGGGTATTGGTCTTTACCAAATAGAGAAAGAAGTGGCCAAACGTCACCATAAAGCGTTTTCAACCCAAGAAGTAGAAGCTAATCTGGACCTTGAGATTGGTGGCGAATACCGATGGAGACGAAATGGGGAAAAACATATGTTCAATCCATTAAGCATCGCAAAACTTCAAAAATCCGTAAGAAATAACGAACCGGATACTTACAAAGAGTTTTCTCAAATGGTCAATGAGCAAGCCAAAAACCTGATGACCATTAGGGGACTTTTTGAGTTTTCCAATTATGATCCCATTCCATTGGAAGATGTAGAACCATGGACAGAAATTGTAAAAAGATTTAAGACTGGAGCCATGTCTTATGGATCCATAAGCAAAGAGGCCCATGAAAACCTGGCCATTGCCATGAACAGGATTGGGGGTAAAAGCAACTCCGGAGAAGGTGGTGAAGACGAAGAAAGGTTTTACAAAAATGCAACGGGAGACTGGAGAAACAGTGCCATCAAACAGGTGGCTTCAGGTCGATTTGGAGTAACCTCCAATTACCTGACCAACGCGAAGGAAATACAGATAAAAATGGCTCAGGGAGCCAAACCAGGAGAAGGTGGACAATTACCCGGTCCTAAGGTAAATCCTGCAATTGCCAAAACAAGAAATTCCACGCCCTATGTAGGTTTGATTTCACCACCACCCCACCATGATATATATTCCATTGAGGATTTGTCGCAATTGATTTACGACTTAAAATCGGCCAATAGGAAAGCCAGAGTCAATGTAAAATTGGTTTCGGAGGTAGGTGTAGGTACTGTGGCCGCAGGGGTAGCCAAAGCAAAGGCAGATGTAATTTTGGTGTCCGGTTTCGATGGAGGTACTGGTGCTTCGCCATTGACATCATTAAAACATGCGGGCCTACCATGGGAATTAGGAGTCGCCGAGGCACAACAAACTCTGGTCCTGAACGACCTAAGAAACAGGATTGTACTAGAATGTGATGGCCAACTCAAAACGGGAAGGGACGTAGCCATTGCTTGCTTGCTAGGTGCCGAGGAATTTGGTTTTGCAACTGCCCCTCTAGTGGCATCAGGATGTATCATGATGCGTGTTTGCCACTTGAATACATGCCCCGTAGGTATTGCTACCCAAAATCCTGAACTCCGTAAAAAGTTTGAAGGAAAACCTGAGCATGTTGTCAACTATATGTACTTCGTTGCACAGGAATTAAGGGAAATTATGGCACAGCTTGGCTTTAGGACCATAAATGAAATGGTAGGACAAGTGCAAAAGCTAGATCGAAAAAAGGCCATAGACCATTATAAGGCCAATGGTATTGATTTAACCCCAATTCTGCATCAAGTGGATGTTCCCAAAGGAACTAAGTTTTATAATACGGAAAAACAACATCACGATGTATTCGATTCTATTGAATTCGACATCATTGAAAAGGCAAATCCTTCTTTATTCCGTAAGGAAAAATTGACTTTGGATTATCCTATTTGCAATACTGATCGTGCTGTTGGAGCAATTATCAGCAATGAGATTTCGAAGACTTATGGTGCCGAAGGATTACCAATTAACACGTTGAAGCTGAATTTTACCGGGTCAGCGGGGCAAAGTTTTGGGGCTTTTGCAACAAGAGGTTTGACTATGATTGTCAATGGAAACACTAACGATTATTTAGGGAAAGGGCTTTCCGGAGCAAAATTGGTCGTAAGAGTTCCAGAAGGTTCAACCATTGTTCCGGAAGAAAATGTCATCACAGGCAATGTTACTCTTTATGGTGCCACAGCAGGAAGAGCCTATATTAACGGAAAGGCCGGTGAGCGCTTCTGTGTGAGAAACTCGGGAGCCAAGGCAGTGGTTGAAGGGATTGGAGATCATGGTTGTGAATATATGACCGGGGGTGTTGCCGTAATATTAGGTGAAGTTGGTAGAAACTTTGGCGCCGGTATGAGCGGTGGAATCGCATACGTTCTTGATGAGAAGAAGACTTTTACTAACCGATGTAGCGGAGAGGGACTGAACCTTTTGAAAGTAGAAGAAGACCAGGACATTAAACAATTGAAGGATTTGATTACAAGCCATTACAATGCTACATTGAGTCCCTTGGCACAACGTATATTAGAGAACTGGGAAGATTATTTACCTAAATTCATAAAAGTATTTCCAGAAGAATACAGACAGGCTTTAATACGATTGGAAAAAGAAAATTTACAAACAATATAA